One Miscanthus floridulus cultivar M001 chromosome 11, ASM1932011v1, whole genome shotgun sequence DNA window includes the following coding sequences:
- the LOC136493184 gene encoding histone H3.2, translating to MARTKQTARKSTGGKAPRKQLATKAARKSAPATGGVKKPHRFRPGTVALREIRKYQKSTELLIRKLPFQRLVREIAQDFKTDLRFQSSAVAALQEAAEAYLVGLFEDTNLCAIHAKRVTIMPKDIQLARRIRGERA from the coding sequence atggcccgcacgaagcagacggcGAGGAAGTCGACCGGCGGCAAGGCGCCGCGGAAGCAGCTGGCCACCAAGGCGGCGCGGAAGTCGGCCCCGGCCACGGGCGGCGTGAAGAAGCCGCACAGGTTCCGCCCCGGCACCGTCGCGCTCCGGGAGATCCGCAAGTACCAGAAGAGCACGGAGCTGCTCATCCGCAAGCTTCCTTTCCAGCGCCTCGTCCGGGAGATCGCGCAGGACTTCAAGACGGACCTCAGGTTCCAGTCCTCCGCCGTCGCGGCGCTGCAGGAGGCCGCGGAGGCGTACCTGGTGGGGCTATTCGAGGACACCAACCTCTGCGCGATCCACGCCAAGCGTGTCACCATCATGCCCAAGGACATCCAGCTCGCGCGCCGCATCAGGGGCGAGAGGGCTTGA